The Ptychodera flava strain L36383 chromosome 3, AS_Pfla_20210202, whole genome shotgun sequence region accctaaattgactggactattagGTTGACATAATGTACAGAAGATGGAGGAACAAGGACCAAATGGGATTGTCCAAGCTCATCGTTCAATTCTTCAGCTGATGGCATTCGACGCAGTATGACCTTTAACTTCGAATGAGGATTCAGAGTCTTTATAATATTGGGATCACCGCGCTTCGGTACTCCGAAAATTTTCCATTTAGGAGGTGATTTTCCATCCTTGTAGAACAGATCTGCAACGGAGTTCATTGCCTGGACAATAGCACTGTCACTTTTCAGATTTTCAAGTTCATCTTCTTGAAATAACGACAGGATTTGCAATGTTGTATCTTTCTTGACAGGTGGTGGACAAGGAATCTCGAAAGTATTTTCATCTACCATTTGAGTTAATCTGTAGTGTGTTATCTTTGGAGGTTTTCGATACATTGTCTCATACTGTTCGAAAATGCTACTCCCTACAGTAAAGACGGAAGTGGCCGCTTTGCTTTCTTTTGGTATGTTTTTGCGGCGAACCTCAAGCTCTGGGATGACGCAACTTGCAATCACTGGGGTAATGAGATCTTTATCATATAGATTTATCAAGTAGAATGCTGCTCTCGGGAAGACAtccttttcaattttgaatgcGGCGTCGGAATTTATCATTCCAAACCCGAAAACGAATCTAACATTTGCTAGCTCCTTCAAATTAGGAAAGTAATCTTCATGGCGATACAGCCAATCAGCATTGGGTGTTTCACCTCTTGACTTGAACTTTGGAATTGGAGATGGTGCTATGAGCTCAACGCCATATTCTTTAGCTTCCTTTATTTCTGCTTCTGTAGCTGTGAGGGCAGTGCAATACACTGATAACCCTAATTCACGGAGAAGTTGGATTAATAGATGAACAGTATCTGTTACTCCTCCTTGGATTGGCCCTCCCCAAGTATGACTGAGGATCAAGGCCTTATTTCCCATATGTTTCCTGTAGAAGGGCAAGAAAACACATAAATGTTTGTACTTAACCTTCTTAGATGACATTGATAGTACTAGTAATGTAACTAATGGTAAACAAAAACCTTGTTAGATGACATTGATACTACTAGTAATGTAACTAAAGGTAAACAAACCATGTTAATGTTCGGGAGATCTTCTGACACAAAAGTCTGTTCTGGGCAATATACAAGCCATAGGTACAGTGTGAGCGGTTGTTTATTTCAATAACAGTCAATGTAGATGAATGGTAGCATATTATTCCGTGCATTTACGATTATAGATGGTTCGTTTACAAAACAAAGCATCCAAATGGACTCGAAAATGTACAGCTCCAAAAATGGTAATATTATCAACACATTTGACTCTATTATGTTAACATTTTTGTTCTTGCTAAGTTTTATAACCTGCCATGGATTTTCAGTATGCAAAGCGCAATTTAATCCCCACAAacttatttcattttgaaaattaaatcatAAATAAAAAATGCTTAAACATACAGCTGGTGAGGATTTAACATTAAAAAGATCCAAAAATACTGAGTATCTTTACAACTATCCGACGGAAATCCGAGAAGCAAGCAGAACATTTTTCATGTGATCAAACGTCTACTGCTTTGACATATGTGGAAGTCCAAAAGTGATTGGTACTGCATTGAAAGTATTCAGTGTTCGAGGATAGATAAATATTGAATAGTTTAGGCAGAATCTTAAATAATTCCCGTAGATAGTGACTTGCAATTAGCGATGAGGATTGTGTCGTTAGGGAGTGGAATGGTGGAGAATCAACATTGATATACGTAGAAAATAACAAATCCCCTGAATGAGTATAAAACTTTGCAATGCGGTTTTAAAAGATAATGATAAGTTTGGTATCCACTGGTAAGAGTACTTTAAGTAGTTGTATGTTTGTAGTATGTGTCACTTGAAATACGAATGGATGGTCATATGGACACAACGTACGCATACAAGCCTGATGagtgtatatatacacaatatTACTTGGTACTATTATTTGACTTATAGAGTTTAAGTGAATTTTTATAGCTGCAGTGTGGTATCGCATGTTATATCgcatattacatattttgtaactAATATTTTGTACGTCAACGTTTAGGATAAATATAAAACAACGCAGTGTTTTGATTCCTTGTGCGAAATGGGTAAGAACGTTTGCTTCAGAAAATACCATCACAATTTAAAACGGTGTCGCATTTAGTGGTCCgtaaatcgctgcaagtcgacCACAATTCTTGAGGCATATagcatctctctctctatctggctctctgtctctctgtctctctctctctctctctctctctctctctctctctctcacccaTTTGTCGAAAAATCGTATATTCTGTTGCGCCTCGAGATCACATTCTGACTTTAAAACCTGTCAATGCCTTTTCTACCGCTTGCGGGGCTCCTTTGAAGCTGTTGACTCGGAAGGGCAAACTTATTTTTGCAATAATGGgaaattttactttcaagccgggattgtttttaattttgaggcaCCTACTTCCTGAAGGACAAAGTCATTCTCTTTTACCCttttatgattttgttttatatgaaaAACAGTTTAATGTTGTTTGACTTCTCGAAACACGCTGAAATAATGGTCAACTGCACACAACCTCAACTTTGCTTGAAGCCggacaaaatttaacattaagATTTATTTTACGGTCTGTACTAAAAAATGAAGTTTCGTGCAAAACTGCCACCATGCACCGCAGAACATACACTGTTACAAACGTTTGGACTTTATGCAAGGTTTTGTAATGAATCGTAATTGGCAGTGCCTTTCATGTAGATAAGAATATCAGCTTATTTATATTGCGGCTATGTTCATTTGTCATGGGAAGGCAAGTAGGAAATAGAAAATCGGTTTTGTTTAGAGattacaaacaaaatcatctATCTGCTTTAACCAATTGTGTAATATTTGACCCTTTTGCAGTCATGCACTACCACAAAGAGGTCAAAAAAGGGACTTTGCCCCTACAAAGAAATTACGGCCGTAAACATAAACTGACCAGACTTGTCCGCAGGGCGAATTATTTATTCAGTGTCAATTtccgaaaaaaaattgtgattctGCCGGAAAGTATCATTCTTGTTTACGGCTACATAGCATAAGAAATACTCGAAAAAACAGCTACATAGCTTGAAGGTCTAGAAACACCCAACTATTTCGAATTTTGACATAATGATTTCTATCTGCATTGAAAACATTCCTTTGTAGTTATGATTAAACTTTGGATTTGATTTCTCACATGAACCAAGTGTTGGTGTCCTCATTTTTTAATTATCTTACTTTGGCTTTTGTTCCTCTTCTTTCTTCCTTCCGTTTCGTTTGGACGCACATGGACTTGAAGGAGGGCTGGTATCCTCACTTTGTTTTTCTGGCTTGGCTTCAGTGCCCTTGTCGTCCTGCAGGTGACCTGTGGCAAATGCAGACGGCCAACTGGCGTTAACACGCGCAATGGCGGCGTCGGTGGCAGCCGCAATTCGCCTACAATCACGTTCACTGTACTCACGGCCATCGTCATCGCCTCCTCTTTGACTGTGACGCTGTGTACTTAACATGATGATCgtgaattctgaaaaaaattctttgGAAAACGCAACACGCGAGTGCTTGTCCGTGCGTCAGTGTTCTGGGCTGTACATACGTCGGCGAATGTCACTAACTCGTTTGAAGTTAatatttatacaaaatttatgacTCACTAAAATGCTACTTTTAAAAGGACCATGTAAAGCTTCAGAGCGTCGAACCATCTCATTTGGCTTGCTCCCGTCATTGATGTGAAATTAAATTATCATGCAGTATTAAAAGTATACTTCAGAAACGCAATAATGATGATCTCGTAGACTCACACACATTTCGCGGTACCACCTGGCCATGTTGAcgattgatgatgatgacggtgaTTGTGGTAGCGGTGACTGCTTTTGTTGTTGCTcttgattttgttttgattttatgtAATCGtcgtttgaccaaaattttaatttgtctttgaaaattttctataTACCTCTCAGAAATATCACAGACGGAAGTCTCCATAACTTTTGCCTTGGAAGCGTGATATGTTCACAGCACACACAGGCAA contains the following coding sequences:
- the LOC139127868 gene encoding uncharacterized protein, with translation MLSTQRHSQRGGDDDGREYSERDCRRIAAATDAAIARVNASWPSAFATGHLQDDKGTEAKPEKQSEDTSPPSSPCASKRNGRKKEEEQKPKKHMGNKALILSHTWGGPIQGGVTDTVHLLIQLLRELGLSVYCTALTATEAEIKEAKEYGVELIAPSPIPKFKSRGETPNADWLYRHEDYFPNLKELANVRFVFGFGMINSDAAFKIEKDVFPRAAFYLINLYDKDLITPVIASCVIPELEVRRKNIPKESKAATSVFTVGSSIFEQYETMYRKPPKITHYRLTQMVDENTFEIPCPPPVKKDTTLQILSLFQEDELENLKSDSAIVQAMNSVADLFYKDGKSPPKWKIFGVPKRGDPNIIKTLNPHSKLKVILRRMPSAEELNDELGQSHLVLVPPSSVHYVNLIVQSI